In the Patescibacteria group bacterium genome, one interval contains:
- the gap gene encoding type I glyceraldehyde-3-phosphate dehydrogenase, whose product MTKIAINGFGRIGRTFFRAIYKSGLEISAINDLVDLPTLAHLAKFDSTYGEFEGKIEVKNNQLVVDGKEIKVSAEKDPANLPWGKLGIDVVVESTGIFLDYNSASAHLKAGAKLVVISAPSKDSEKIKTFVLGANHQDFDPGTDKIVSMASCTTNCLVPVAKVLDDNFKIIKASMNTIHSSTMDQRLQDAPHKDLRRARSALQSIIPTTTGATTAAALVLPQLKDKMDGVSLRVPTPTVSVVDFVALVEKKTTIEEINEAFRTAAKNVDWMGSLQVCEEPLVSVDFKGNPAGSIIDLASTQVIDGDLVRVLSWYDNEMGYSHRLAEFIKYIGSKLPA is encoded by the coding sequence ATGACAAAAATTGCAATTAATGGTTTTGGCCGAATCGGCAGAACTTTTTTTCGTGCCATCTATAAAAGTGGCTTAGAAATTTCAGCGATAAATGATTTGGTGGATTTGCCAACTTTAGCGCATTTGGCTAAATTTGACTCAACTTATGGCGAATTTGAAGGTAAAATCGAAGTTAAGAATAACCAACTGGTGGTTGACGGAAAAGAGATTAAAGTTTCAGCCGAAAAGGATCCGGCTAATTTGCCGTGGGGAAAATTAGGCATTGATGTGGTGGTTGAATCTACGGGAATATTTTTAGATTATAATTCAGCTTCTGCCCACCTAAAAGCTGGCGCTAAATTAGTGGTGATTTCAGCCCCATCTAAAGATTCGGAAAAAATTAAAACTTTTGTTTTGGGCGCTAACCACCAAGATTTTGATCCGGGAACTGATAAAATCGTTTCGATGGCATCTTGTACTACTAATTGTTTAGTTCCGGTGGCAAAAGTTTTAGATGATAACTTTAAAATTATTAAAGCCTCAATGAATACGATTCATTCATCTACGATGGATCAGCGGCTTCAGGATGCGCCGCATAAAGATTTAAGGCGCGCTCGCTCTGCCCTACAATCAATTATTCCCACCACCACTGGTGCCACCACGGCCGCAGCTTTAGTATTGCCTCAGCTTAAAGATAAAATGGACGGGGTATCTTTGCGCGTGCCAACCCCAACCGTTTCCGTGGTAGACTTTGTTGCTCTCGTGGAGAAAAAAACCACCATCGAAGAAATTAATGAAGCATTTCGTACCGCGGCAAAAAATGTGGACTGGATGGGGAGTTTGCAGGTTTGCGAAGAACCCTTGGTTTCAGTAGATTTTAAAGGCAATCCTGCCGGCTCAATTATTGATTTAGCTTCCACGCAAGTGATCGACGGCGACTTAGTGCGTGTCTTGTCCTGGTATGACAATGAAATGGGATATTCGCATCGTCTCGCGGAATTTATAAAATATATAGGTTCAAAATTGCCTGCCTAA
- a CDS encoding DUF3175 domain-containing protein: MRTKLKKWSKKVTEHSIALDLESNVFTWKSPKKIALSLKNSAEKSTRRKASPFQSAMSMLNFYINRAGTNLNSTQKKILENAKIELRKLFKIKSKK; encoded by the coding sequence ATGAGAACAAAACTAAAAAAATGGTCAAAAAAGGTAACTGAGCATAGCATCGCTTTAGATTTAGAATCAAATGTTTTTACTTGGAAAAGCCCCAAAAAAATTGCGCTCTCGCTTAAAAATTCAGCTGAAAAGAGCACCCGCCGTAAAGCCTCACCTTTCCAATCCGCGATGTCAATGTTAAATTTTTATATTAACCGCGCGGGCACAAATTTGAATTCCACGCAGAAAAAAATTTTAGAAAATGCTAAAATAGAATTAAGAAAATTATTTAAAATTAAAAGTAAAAAATGA
- a CDS encoding carbohydrate kinase family protein produces MNEIITIGGASQDIYLLADNLSHHDRKKIIQAHDHLEFGEKVEFQNSLFEVGGGGTNAACTFAKLGFKVGFWGRVGKDAAGAQVIKTLKKFNVATNLIEEDPKTKTAFSVICLKPNTEKTILIFRGAEINLKASDVKLAKLHEAKWFYISSLGGNLTLLKEILNYAAIHNIKVALNPGSKEIEQGQKFTKILKHLEILIMNLEEAQKLTGQTAQTKIFKKLKSLADIAVITLGAKGVIAADENSFFRIPTKPVKNIQDSTGAGDAFASAFVAGMIRREKIKFALKLGITNARSVIKKIGAKNGIIAHIPKHL; encoded by the coding sequence ATGAACGAAATTATTACCATCGGAGGGGCTTCACAAGATATTTATTTGTTGGCTGACAATTTATCTCATCATGACCGAAAAAAAATTATTCAAGCGCATGATCATTTGGAATTTGGTGAAAAAGTTGAATTTCAAAATTCCTTATTTGAAGTTGGCGGCGGCGGCACAAATGCCGCTTGCACCTTTGCAAAACTAGGTTTTAAGGTCGGTTTTTGGGGCAGAGTTGGTAAAGATGCGGCTGGCGCTCAAGTGATAAAAACCTTAAAAAAATTTAATGTCGCTACTAATTTAATTGAAGAAGATCCTAAAACTAAAACTGCTTTTTCGGTCATTTGTCTAAAACCCAATACCGAAAAAACTATTTTAATTTTTCGGGGAGCCGAAATTAATTTAAAAGCTTCTGATGTGAAGCTGGCAAAACTTCACGAGGCAAAATGGTTTTACATCAGCTCTTTGGGCGGAAATTTAACGCTCTTGAAAGAAATTTTAAATTATGCGGCTATTCACAATATTAAGGTGGCTTTAAATCCCGGGTCAAAAGAGATTGAACAAGGACAAAAATTTACAAAAATCCTCAAACATCTGGAAATATTAATTATGAACCTCGAAGAAGCGCAAAAATTAACAGGACAAACCGCTCAAACTAAAATTTTCAAAAAATTAAAATCCTTAGCAGATATTGCGGTGATAACTTTGGGTGCCAAAGGGGTGATTGCGGCGGATGAAAATTCATTTTTTAGAATCCCCACTAAACCGGTTAAAAATATCCAAGACTCAACTGGGGCCGGCGATGCTTTCGCTTCAGCTTTTGTGGCTGGTATGATTCGACGTGAAAAAATTAAATTTGCCTTAAAATTAGGGATTACTAATGCCCGCTCAGTGATTAAAAAAATTGGTGCCAAAAATGGCATTATTGCTCATATTCCAAAACATTTATAA
- a CDS encoding DUF2330 domain-containing protein codes for MIKKISLFFIALITLFLPQTALADGGVFPPPDKYVTETDQKAIIAFENNLETLILSVNFKGDPEDFGWVIPIPSKPEITKSQDNLFQALSDLTQPITTQTPTMSNGFNLLDKATTAETHVSIVETQEIENYDITTITANDSKALAKWLADNKYQVPETASGIFEDYVQKSWYFICIKLDLSKTTAAAKDQLKSGHATPLKIQFESKQIIFPLKLTSILSEYEELSPDAKNEVKGLTRLPQISIMLYVLADGKKTAPGFTTQFAKWLRRNEIQDLSQDTEGSSWYQPKAPKLYLTKLYRSMSTAQMTDDLVISSVSNNETVGTSANNLWLDIITAVVVFALSLVIIILSPLGLLYFIFALVQFFSKSKTAHIVAWIFQSLLILLTLLVGLVVSLVVSDNFKNNVAIDSIGYNYRFDWSGVGVLTAIVMVIACQTVVLFYQRRHHQTLIQTKNDNPENKADEMFEGEKQEK; via the coding sequence ATGATTAAAAAAATCAGCCTGTTTTTTATCGCTTTAATTACTTTATTTTTGCCTCAAACGGCTTTGGCAGATGGTGGAGTTTTTCCGCCCCCAGACAAATATGTCACCGAAACTGATCAAAAAGCCATTATCGCCTTCGAAAACAATTTAGAAACCCTAATTTTGTCCGTCAACTTTAAGGGTGATCCTGAGGATTTTGGCTGGGTAATTCCTATTCCTTCAAAGCCCGAAATTACCAAATCCCAAGATAATTTATTTCAAGCCTTATCAGATTTAACACAACCTATCACCACCCAAACCCCGACAATGTCCAATGGTTTTAATTTATTAGATAAAGCGACTACGGCCGAGACCCATGTTAGTATTGTCGAAACGCAAGAAATTGAAAATTATGATATTACTACTATTACTGCCAATGATTCCAAAGCCTTGGCCAAATGGCTCGCCGATAATAAATACCAGGTTCCCGAAACAGCTTCCGGAATATTTGAAGATTATGTGCAAAAATCATGGTATTTTATTTGTATCAAATTGGATTTATCCAAAACCACCGCCGCGGCCAAGGACCAATTAAAAAGTGGCCACGCCACCCCCTTAAAAATTCAGTTTGAATCAAAACAAATTATTTTTCCTTTAAAACTAACCTCGATTTTATCCGAATATGAAGAATTATCTCCGGATGCCAAAAATGAGGTTAAGGGTTTAACGCGTTTGCCCCAAATTTCCATCATGCTATATGTTTTAGCAGATGGCAAAAAAACGGCTCCGGGCTTTACCACCCAATTTGCTAAATGGTTGCGAAGAAATGAAATTCAAGATTTATCCCAAGATACCGAAGGCTCGAGTTGGTATCAGCCAAAAGCTCCAAAACTATATTTGACAAAATTATACCGTTCCATGAGTACGGCGCAAATGACTGACGATTTAGTAATTTCATCAGTCAGCAATAATGAAACTGTCGGGACATCGGCAAACAATTTGTGGCTGGACATTATTACTGCCGTGGTGGTTTTTGCCTTGTCGTTAGTGATTATTATTTTATCGCCGCTAGGTTTGTTGTATTTTATTTTTGCCTTGGTTCAGTTTTTCTCAAAATCCAAAACCGCTCATATTGTCGCCTGGATATTTCAATCTTTATTAATTTTATTAACATTGTTGGTGGGTTTGGTTGTATCTTTAGTGGTATCGGATAATTTTAAAAATAATGTTGCCATTGACTCAATTGGGTATAATTATCGCTTTGATTGGTCTGGAGTTGGCGTTTTAACAGCTATTGTGATGGTGATAGCCTGCCAAACTGTAGTTTTATTTTATCAGCGTCGACATCACCAAACCTTGATCCAGACCAAAAACGATAATCCCGAGAACAAAGCTGACGAAATGTTTGAAGGCGAAAAGCAGGAAAAATAA
- the pheT gene encoding phenylalanine--tRNA ligase subunit beta yields the protein MKIPVDWLKEFVKIDLKPEEIAEKLTMVGFLVEKIEDGVLEVENLANRGDCLSILGISRELAAITGQKINLPQNNLKIESLDLPLEINIAQPKSTPKYSYRLISNLKIGSSPDWLVKRLEQMGGRSVNNIVDVTNYVMLAVGQPLHAFDYDKIEPKIISIRNSEDSEKITTLDGTEHKLAPETLVIENNGRLIDLAGIMGGENSQVSHETGTIILQAAIFDPVQVRRSSKKLNFSTDASYRYERGVDFEFTQYVLDFATNLILKLSKNAKAGEIVDLVLEKEKPIELDLSVEKINHLLGTNLSKEVMEKILKNLGFKIGNKITVPSWRHDIYCWQDLAEEIARISGYVNIKMSYLKPKPQRTNLEFNIEQKTASIISSLGFVETLSYSFVSEKDLQNFGQNPANVLEVTNPISKEYQYLRPNLKISVIKQIAKNPWAPEVKLFEIGNVFNKKSSKTELLIASTQKKLKTEEIISNLKTGLGIKNIEYQEEAIEARLLGLYKIRRPVRIISINFNQINKVAKPIKIEYQLPEMSQKYQPISKFPPTIRDLAFIIDANILADEVLKTIKVIDPKIFLVEIFDEFASDKFGKGKKNLAFHIWLQDLHKNLNPNEVDNIVEKISNLIQKKYQAKIRNF from the coding sequence ATGAAAATTCCCGTTGATTGGTTGAAAGAATTTGTCAAAATTGACTTAAAACCCGAAGAAATTGCGGAAAAATTAACGATGGTCGGTTTTTTGGTGGAAAAAATTGAAGATGGCGTTTTGGAAGTCGAAAACTTAGCGAATCGTGGGGATTGTTTGTCCATTTTAGGAATTTCCAGGGAATTAGCCGCTATCACTGGGCAAAAAATTAACCTACCTCAAAATAATTTAAAAATTGAATCATTGGATTTGCCGCTTGAAATTAATATTGCGCAGCCGAAATCTACCCCAAAATATAGCTATCGGTTGATTTCTAATTTAAAAATTGGGTCATCCCCAGATTGGTTAGTAAAAAGATTAGAGCAAATGGGAGGCCGGTCTGTTAATAATATTGTTGACGTCACCAATTATGTGATGTTAGCTGTAGGACAACCTTTGCACGCTTTTGATTATGATAAAATTGAGCCTAAAATAATCTCGATTCGGAATTCAGAAGATTCAGAAAAAATTACCACCTTGGATGGGACTGAGCATAAATTAGCCCCAGAAACGCTCGTAATTGAGAATAACGGCCGTTTAATTGATCTTGCAGGGATTATGGGTGGGGAAAATTCACAGGTTTCTCATGAGACCGGCACAATTATTTTACAGGCAGCAATTTTTGATCCTGTCCAAGTCCGCCGCAGCTCAAAAAAATTAAATTTTTCCACTGACGCCTCATACCGATATGAAAGGGGAGTGGATTTTGAATTTACGCAATATGTCTTAGATTTCGCCACCAACTTAATCTTGAAATTATCAAAAAATGCCAAAGCTGGCGAAATTGTCGATTTAGTTTTGGAAAAAGAAAAACCAATTGAATTAGACTTATCTGTCGAGAAAATCAATCACCTTTTAGGGACAAATTTATCCAAAGAAGTAATGGAAAAAATTTTGAAAAATTTGGGATTCAAAATCGGCAATAAAATTACAGTTCCGTCCTGGCGCCACGATATTTATTGCTGGCAAGATTTAGCCGAAGAAATTGCCAGAATTTCCGGATATGTAAATATTAAAATGAGTTATTTAAAACCCAAACCTCAACGGACGAATTTGGAATTTAATATTGAACAAAAAACAGCTTCAATCATATCCTCGTTGGGATTTGTCGAAACTTTAAGTTATTCATTTGTTTCAGAAAAAGATTTGCAGAATTTTGGACAAAATCCAGCTAATGTTTTGGAAGTCACCAATCCAATTTCAAAAGAATATCAGTATTTGCGGCCTAATCTAAAAATTTCCGTCATTAAACAAATTGCCAAAAATCCCTGGGCGCCCGAGGTCAAATTATTTGAAATTGGGAATGTTTTTAATAAAAAATCTTCAAAAACGGAATTATTAATCGCCTCCACTCAAAAAAAATTAAAAACCGAAGAAATTATCTCAAATCTTAAAACCGGGTTAGGGATTAAGAATATTGAATATCAGGAAGAGGCGATTGAAGCGCGACTTTTAGGTTTATATAAAATTCGCCGTCCGGTGCGGATTATTTCAATTAATTTTAATCAAATCAATAAAGTCGCCAAGCCTATTAAGATTGAATACCAATTACCAGAAATGTCCCAAAAATATCAACCAATTTCTAAATTTCCACCCACCATTCGCGATTTAGCCTTTATCATCGATGCTAATATTTTGGCAGATGAGGTTTTAAAAACTATTAAAGTAATTGATCCGAAAATATTTTTAGTCGAAATTTTTGACGAATTTGCCTCTGATAAATTTGGAAAAGGCAAAAAAAATCTTGCTTTTCATATCTGGCTACAAGATTTACATAAAAACTTGAATCCAAATGAAGTTGATAATATAGTTGAAAAAATTAGCAATCTCATACAGAAAAAATATCAGGCAAAAATTAGAAATTTCTAA
- the rbfA gene encoding 30S ribosome-binding factor RbfA, whose amino-acid sequence MSRRIEKINELLQQELSKLILIEEKNLSPNCIITVMEVETAEDLKTAKVWASVLDGVKKSTQSEKIIKKLQHLSFQFQKELSRKLTLKFIPKLTFKLDTTGERAQKIDKILNEIK is encoded by the coding sequence ATGAGCAGGCGAATCGAAAAAATCAATGAATTACTCCAGCAAGAATTATCAAAATTAATTCTCATTGAGGAAAAAAATTTATCACCAAATTGCATTATAACTGTAATGGAAGTCGAAACTGCCGAGGATTTAAAAACTGCCAAAGTCTGGGCGAGTGTTTTAGATGGGGTGAAAAAATCAACACAATCTGAAAAAATTATTAAAAAATTACAGCATTTATCATTCCAATTTCAAAAAGAATTAAGCCGAAAATTAACCCTGAAATTTATCCCAAAATTAACTTTTAAATTAGACACCACCGGCGAAAGAGCACAAAAAATTGATAAAATTTTAAACGAAATAAAATAA
- a CDS encoding class II fructose-bisphosphate aldolase, with protein sequence MIFQTNYIKLEERTKMLTGSKQLLNNAQKSGYAIGHFNTSDLEITKAIVMAAAKLNSPVIVATSEKAISFAGLEQLADIIKNEAEQVKIPVVMHLDHAKSFDLCQKAIQTGYTSVMIDASSLSFEENISLTSRVVKLAHRENVTVEAELGALATPDKYQVGINQFLTDPEKAEEFVKTTEIDGLAIAIGNAHGIPLPEEKLDFNRLSQIRDKVSVPLVLHGASSTPEAEMKKAISLGICKINIDTDIKIAFSKNIVEFLKTHQQNIDPREMLGSAASAVEAVVEKKIELIGSRDKAVS encoded by the coding sequence TTGATTTTTCAAACAAATTATATTAAGTTAGAAGAAAGGACAAAAATGCTTACAGGTTCAAAACAGCTCTTAAATAATGCCCAAAAATCAGGCTATGCTATTGGTCATTTTAATACTTCTGATTTAGAAATCACTAAAGCAATTGTGATGGCGGCGGCAAAGCTTAATTCGCCGGTGATTGTCGCTACTTCCGAAAAAGCGATCAGCTTTGCTGGACTTGAACAACTGGCAGACATTATTAAAAATGAGGCTGAACAGGTTAAAATTCCAGTGGTAATGCACTTAGATCATGCCAAAAGTTTTGATTTGTGCCAAAAAGCAATCCAAACTGGCTATACTTCAGTGATGATTGATGCCTCAAGCCTTTCTTTTGAAGAAAACATCAGCTTAACTAGCCGGGTAGTAAAACTTGCACATCGTGAAAATGTCACCGTTGAAGCAGAATTGGGTGCGCTGGCGACGCCTGATAAATATCAAGTCGGTATTAATCAATTTTTAACTGACCCGGAAAAAGCCGAAGAATTTGTCAAAACAACCGAGATTGATGGTTTGGCGATTGCAATTGGCAATGCCCACGGTATTCCTTTGCCTGAAGAAAAATTAGATTTTAATCGCCTTTCACAAATTCGCGACAAAGTTTCCGTGCCTTTAGTGCTTCATGGTGCTTCGAGCACGCCAGAAGCCGAGATGAAAAAAGCGATTTCGCTGGGAATATGCAAAATCAATATTGATACTGATATTAAAATTGCTTTTTCTAAAAATATTGTGGAATTTTTAAAAACCCATCAGCAAAACATTGACCCAAGAGAAATGTTGGGTTCGGCGGCGAGCGCGGTTGAAGCGGTGGTAGAAAAAAAAATTGAATTAATCGGCAGCCGCGACAAAGCAGTATCATAA
- a CDS encoding glycerol-3-phosphate acyltransferase, with protein sequence MTIFLSLLIGYLLGSISPAFILGKILKGIDIREHGTKNAGTTNVKRTLGIGPATITAIYDLGKGLLAMWIASLLGASPIIIYAAGFAAVFGHIFPFYLKFRGGQGSATALAILFYNLSILLRQNLMPISDILALAVLVLGILYITQQGEMIGFVALPGFAYFMFKNYPVNIITITSAIVLALLFTNVVREIIRQKLYTLKPAFHKKVKLWRLVSRPLAIVFPLLLYYTDKKVTLLVLGPILLISIIADLIRLLNKKANLFFLITKPGIYKEKEARRFSSITLFLMASFLIILIFPTPIAVLATVFLIFGDMFSKFFGIQYGRTNFFGKTLEGSVAYFVVCFCAGFFLLDYFPNLSLFMILAGSIVAAIIEVLPLGVDDNLSTGVISAAAMFFIQQIS encoded by the coding sequence ATGACAATTTTCTTATCTTTACTAATTGGATATTTACTCGGATCTATTTCGCCAGCTTTTATCTTAGGCAAAATTCTTAAGGGGATTGATATTCGAGAACACGGCACCAAAAATGCCGGCACCACCAACGTCAAAAGAACTTTGGGAATTGGCCCGGCCACCATCACCGCTATTTATGATCTTGGCAAAGGCTTGTTGGCAATGTGGATCGCCTCATTATTGGGTGCGAGTCCAATAATTATATATGCGGCTGGTTTCGCGGCTGTCTTTGGCCATATTTTTCCGTTTTATTTAAAGTTTCGTGGCGGTCAAGGTTCAGCGACAGCCTTGGCGATTTTATTTTATAATTTATCGATTCTGCTGCGCCAAAATTTAATGCCCATTTCTGATATTTTAGCGTTGGCAGTTTTGGTTTTGGGCATATTATATATTACCCAACAAGGAGAAATGATTGGCTTTGTGGCTTTGCCTGGCTTTGCATATTTTATGTTTAAAAATTATCCAGTTAATATTATCACCATTACCTCGGCAATAGTTTTGGCATTACTTTTTACCAATGTTGTTCGTGAAATTATCAGACAAAAATTATATACCCTAAAACCAGCTTTCCATAAAAAAGTAAAATTATGGCGCCTTGTCAGCAGGCCCCTTGCGATAGTTTTTCCTTTACTCCTATATTATACAGATAAAAAAGTGACACTTTTGGTTCTGGGTCCAATTTTATTAATCTCAATTATTGCAGATCTAATACGCTTGCTCAACAAAAAAGCAAATTTATTTTTTCTCATTACTAAACCTGGAATTTATAAAGAAAAAGAAGCCCGCAGATTTTCTTCTATTACTCTTTTCTTGATGGCTTCTTTTTTGATAATTTTGATTTTTCCAACCCCGATTGCAGTTTTGGCGACTGTATTTCTAATTTTTGGCGACATGTTTTCCAAATTTTTCGGAATTCAATACGGCCGAACTAATTTTTTTGGAAAAACTCTTGAAGGTTCAGTGGCATATTTTGTGGTTTGCTTTTGTGCTGGTTTTTTCCTCTTAGATTATTTTCCTAATCTGAGCCTTTTTATGATATTGGCAGGGTCAATTGTCGCGGCCATTATTGAGGTCTTGCCGCTCGGAGTTGATGATAACTTATCCACTGGTGTGATCTCGGCTGCGGCAATGTTTTTTATCCAACAAATTTCATAA
- the pheS gene encoding phenylalanine--tRNA ligase subunit alpha: protein MSIHPIRQFLQKSVQVFSDLGFEVYQGPEIESEWYNFDSLRMFADHPARDIQDTFWLRDGRVLRTHTSAAQVRLMENLKPPVRILVPGRVFRHEAIDATHEANFYQLEGFAIDKNINMADLIGTLDYFMRKMYGKEIKTRVRPGYFPFTEPSMEMDIMTSNSKEWREILGSGMIHPGVLKNMLKGNETEAGPPAGGWQGFAFGMGLDRLMMVAFGVDDIRQSYSGDLRFLKQFGG from the coding sequence ATGAGTATTCATCCAATTCGACAATTTTTACAAAAATCGGTTCAGGTTTTTTCTGATCTTGGTTTTGAAGTCTATCAAGGTCCGGAGATTGAATCCGAATGGTATAATTTTGATTCTTTGCGCATGTTTGCCGATCATCCAGCCAGAGATATACAAGATACTTTTTGGTTGCGTGATGGTCGCGTTCTGCGAACTCACACTTCCGCCGCTCAAGTTAGATTAATGGAAAATCTTAAGCCGCCAGTTCGAATTTTGGTGCCGGGTCGGGTTTTTCGCCACGAAGCGATCGATGCTACCCATGAAGCCAATTTCTACCAATTGGAAGGTTTTGCCATTGATAAAAATATCAACATGGCAGATTTAATTGGCACTTTGGATTATTTTATGCGCAAAATGTATGGAAAAGAAATTAAAACTCGGGTTCGGCCAGGTTATTTTCCTTTTACCGAGCCTTCAATGGAAATGGATATTATGACTTCAAATTCAAAAGAATGGCGAGAAATTTTGGGATCAGGCATGATTCACCCCGGCGTTCTTAAAAATATGTTGAAAGGAAATGAAACTGAAGCTGGTCCGCCAGCTGGTGGATGGCAAGGTTTCGCTTTTGGGATGGGTTTAGACCGTTTGATGATGGTGGCTTTTGGGGTTGATGATATTCGCCAATCATACTCAGGTGATTTAAGATTTTTAAAACAATTTGGGGGCTAA
- the aspS gene encoding aspartate--tRNA ligase, with the protein MTQQSKSSTKLETRIEIIKCPDLINKEVQLSGWVHSRRDHGQIIFIDLRDRSGIVQLVFSKDLSPKAYLLAQKLTAEDVISITGQVSARPEKMVNLEIPTGKIEISVKELEILNKAANLPFDPTQDTQKINEETRLKYRYLDLRNERLKNNLEKRHQAILFIRNWLAKHDFWEIETAILTKSTPEGARDYLVPSRQQPGKFYALPQSPQQYKQLLQVAGIEKYFQIARCFRDEDPRADRQPEFTQLDLEMSFVKAEDVMQITEELFIELVERVFPKKKISQKPFPKLTYDEAIKKHKTDKPDLRKDPKNPHELAFAWITNWPYFEKTENGFEPHHHIFTSPTQETVKYLDSDLSKVKSSQYDLVLNGYEVGGGSIRITNPEIQKKIFKVVGILEKDAENKFGHMLKAFTFGAPPHGGIAPGLDRIIAILQNEDNIREVIAFPKTGDGRDPLMSSPSEVANEQLKELKIQIKK; encoded by the coding sequence ATGACTCAACAATCAAAATCATCAACCAAATTAGAAACTCGAATTGAAATTATCAAATGCCCAGATTTAATTAACAAAGAAGTTCAATTATCAGGTTGGGTCCATTCCCGCCGCGATCACGGCCAGATAATTTTTATTGATTTGCGGGACCGATCTGGAATTGTGCAATTAGTTTTTTCTAAAGATTTAAGCCCTAAAGCTTATCTGCTTGCTCAAAAATTAACTGCCGAAGACGTAATTTCAATTACCGGCCAAGTTTCTGCCAGACCTGAAAAAATGGTCAATTTAGAAATTCCCACCGGTAAAATTGAAATTTCAGTTAAAGAATTAGAAATTTTAAACAAAGCTGCCAATTTACCCTTTGATCCAACACAAGACACCCAAAAAATTAATGAAGAAACCAGGCTAAAGTATCGTTATTTAGATTTACGGAATGAACGCCTCAAAAATAATCTCGAAAAAAGGCATCAAGCAATTTTATTTATCAGAAATTGGTTAGCCAAACACGATTTTTGGGAAATCGAAACCGCAATTTTAACTAAATCCACTCCAGAAGGTGCCCGCGATTATTTAGTGCCTTCGCGCCAACAACCAGGCAAATTTTATGCCTTACCACAATCCCCTCAGCAATATAAACAATTATTGCAGGTGGCTGGTATTGAAAAATATTTTCAGATCGCACGTTGTTTTCGCGATGAAGACCCCAGAGCTGATCGCCAGCCCGAATTTACTCAGTTGGATTTGGAAATGAGTTTTGTTAAGGCTGAGGATGTGATGCAAATCACCGAAGAACTTTTTATAGAATTGGTTGAAAGAGTTTTCCCAAAAAAGAAAATCAGCCAAAAACCATTTCCGAAATTAACTTATGACGAAGCGATCAAAAAACACAAAACCGACAAACCAGATTTAAGAAAAGATCCCAAAAATCCCCACGAATTAGCTTTTGCCTGGATTACAAATTGGCCATATTTTGAAAAAACCGAAAATGGTTTTGAACCGCACCACCATATTTTTACTTCGCCAACCCAAGAAACTGTCAAATATTTAGATTCAGATTTATCGAAAGTCAAATCTTCCCAATATGATTTAGTTTTAAATGGCTATGAAGTGGGTGGCGGTTCGATTCGAATTACCAACCCCGAAATTCAAAAAAAGATTTTTAAGGTGGTAGGGATTTTGGAAAAAGATGCCGAAAATAAATTCGGGCACATGTTAAAAGCCTTTACTTTTGGCGCGCCCCCGCATGGCGGTATTGCCCCGGGCTTAGATCGAATTATTGCAATTTTACAAAATGAAGATAATATTCGCGAAGTCATCGCCTTTCCTAAAACCGGTGATGGCCGTGATCCTTTAATGTCTTCGCCCTCTGAAGTGGCAAACGAGCAATTAAAAGAACTCAAAATTCAAATTAAAAAATAA